Proteins co-encoded in one Tursiops truncatus isolate mTurTru1 chromosome 17, mTurTru1.mat.Y, whole genome shotgun sequence genomic window:
- the HNF4G gene encoding hepatocyte nuclear factor 4-gamma: MCVSKSMMRVSEPILDMEMANYSEVLDPTYTTLEFETMQILYNSNDSSVPETTSMNTTDNGVNCLCAICGDRATGKHYGASSCDGCKGFFRRSIRKSHVYSCRFSRQCVVDKDKRNQCRYCRLRKCFRAGMKKEAVQNERDRISTRRSTFDGSNIPSINTLAQAEVRSRQISVSSPGVSTDINIKKIASIGDVCESMKQQLLVLVEWAKYIPAFCELPLDDQVALLRAHAGEHLLLGATKRSMVYKDILLLGNNYIIHRNSCEVEISRVANRVLDELVRPFQEIQIDDNEYACLKAIVFFDPDAKGLSDPVKIKNMRFQVQLSLEDYINDRQYDSRGRFGELLLLLPTLQSITWQMIEQIQFVKLFGMVKIDNLLQEMLLGGASSEANHLHHPMHPHLSQDPLTGQTILLGPMSTLVHTDQISTPETPLPSPPQGSGQEPYKIAANQASVISHQPLSKQKQL, from the exons ATAGTTCTGTCCCAGAGACAACAAGTATGAATACCACAGATAATGGTGTCAACTGTCTATGTGCTATATGTGGGGACAGAGCGACAGGAAAGCACTATGGCGCCTCCAGCTGTGACGGGTGCAAGGGCTTCTTCAGACGCAGCATCCGCAAGAGTCACGTTTATTCCTGCAG GTTCAGTCGGCAATGTGTTGTTGACAAAGACAAAAGGAATCAATGTAGATACTGTCGATTAAGAAAGTGCTTTAGAGCAGGAATGAAAAAAGAAG CTGTGCAAAACGAACGTGATAGAATAAGCACCAGAAGAAGCACATTTGATGGCAGCAACATCCCCTCCATTAACACACTGGCACAAGCAGAAGTTCGGTCTCGCCAG ATCTCAGTCTCAAGCCCTGGTGTGAGCACTgacataaatattaagaaaattgcCAGTATTGGTGATGTCTGTGAATCCATGAAACAGCAGCTCTTAGTCTTGGTGGAATGGGCTAAATATATTCCTGCCTTTTGTGAGTTACCACTGGATGATCAG GTGGCACTGTTGAGAGCTCACGCAGGGGAACATTTACTGCTTGGAGCTACAAAGAGATCCATGGTGTATAAAGATATTTTGCTTTtgg GAAACAATTACATTATTCACCGCAACAGCTGTGAAGTTGAGATTAGCCGTGTGGCCAACCGGGTTCTAGACGAGCTGGTACGACCATTTCAAGAAATTCAGATTGATGACAATGAATATGCTTGTTTGAAGGCAATTGTATTTTTTGATCCAG aTGCAAAAGGGCTAAGTGATCCAGTAAAGATTAAGAACATGAGGTTCCAAGTGCAGCTGAGTTTGGAGGACTACATCAACGACAGGCAGTACGACTCCCGGGGCAGGTTTGGGGAGCTGCTTCTACTCCTGCCAACGCTGCAGAGCATCACTTGGCAAATGATTGAGCAGATACAATTCGTTAAACTTTTTGGGATGGTTAAAATCGACAACTTACTTCAGGAGATGTTACTGGGTG GTGCTTCCAGTGAGGCTAACCATCTCCATCATCCAATGCACCCACATTTATCTCAAGATCCATTAACTGGACAAACTATACTTTTGGGTCCAATGTCAACACTGGTTCATACAGACCAGATCT cAACTCCAGAAACCCCACTTCCTTCCCCACCTCAAGGCTCTGGACAAGAACCGTACAAAATAGCTGCAAATCAAGCTTCAGTCATCTCACACCAGCCTCTCTCCAAACAGAAGCAATTGTGA